The genomic stretch CCAGCCGCCGATCACGACGTCCCTGGTGTTGAGGTTCTTCACCTTGATCCACCACGGCGAGCGCGTGCCCGGCCGGTAGGGCGAGTCGAGCCGCTTGGCGACCACGCCCTCCAGGCCCTGCTCGTACGTGGCGGAGAGGAGGTCGGAGTCGCCGGGGAAGGAGGGCGGCGCGCCGATGTCCAGCTCGTCGAGCAGCGCCCGCCGGTCCCGGTAGGGCAGGTCGAAGAGCGGCATCCCGTCGAGGTAGAGCAGGTCGAACGGCATGTACGTGACCGGGTACAGCTCCAGCATGACCGGCTCGGGGTCGGTCAGGTGCATACGGTGCTGCAGGCGGACGAAGCTGGGCCGGCCATGCTGGTCGAGCGCCACGACCTCACCGTCGATGATCGCGTTCTTGAGCCCGAATCCCGAAATTTCCGGATACCGCCGCGTGTACTCCACCCCGTGCCGCCCCGTCACCCTCATCCCGCCGTCGACGTGGATGATGGCGCGGATGCCATCCCACTTCACCTCAAGGCCATACCGCTCGCGATCGGAGGGTAGTTCCCCAGGTACGGCCAGCATTGGTTCGACCGGGTATGGCATTGGTTGGCCCATGCCGGGTATGTGCCCATTGGCGAGCCGTTGAGAGCGGAGGAGTGACCATGCGCAGCATCTGGAAGGGTGCGATCTCCTTTGGCCTGGTCACGATCCCCGTCAAGCTCTACTCGGCGACCGAGCAGAAGGACGTGGCCTTCCACCAGGTGCATCGCGAGGACGGCGGCCGCATCCGCTACAAGCGCGTGTGCACGATCGACGGCGAGGAGGTCCCCTACTCCGACATCGCCAAGGGCTACGAGCTGGCCACGGGCGAGATGGTCGTGCTGACCGACGAGGACTTCGAGGACCTGCCGCTGAGCACGTCCCGCAGGATCGACGTCCTACAGTTCACGCCCGTCGAGCAGATCGACCCCATTTACTTCGCCAAGTCGTACTATCTGGAGCCCGACGCGCAGGGGGCGAAGTCGTACGTGCTGCTGCGCAACGCGCTGGAGACCTCGGGCCAGGTGGCGGTGGTCAAGGTGGCCCTGCGCCAGCGGGAGTCGCTGGCCACCCTGCGGGTCAGGGACGGCGTCTTCGTGCTGGAGACCATGCTCTGGCCGGACGAGATCCGCACGCCCGACTTCGAGTTCCTGGAAGAGGACATCGAGGTACGCCCCCAGGAGCTGAAGATGGCCGAGTCCCT from Nonomuraea polychroma encodes the following:
- the ligD gene encoding non-homologous end-joining DNA ligase; the protein is MGQPMPYPVEPMLAVPGELPSDRERYGLEVKWDGIRAIIHVDGGMRVTGRHGVEYTRRYPEISGFGLKNAIIDGEVVALDQHGRPSFVRLQHRMHLTDPEPVMLELYPVTYMPFDLLYLDGMPLFDLPYRDRRALLDELDIGAPPSFPGDSDLLSATYEQGLEGVVAKRLDSPYRPGTRSPWWIKVKNLNTRDVVIGGWKPGKGRRAGGIGSLIMGVFTSEGLMYVGHVGTGFTDAVLDQLYQVLRPLEIPSSPFSNEVPWRNRWVRPDLVGEVAYTMWTDDQRLRHPVWRGLRPDKIPAEVWR
- a CDS encoding Ku protein, with product MRSIWKGAISFGLVTIPVKLYSATEQKDVAFHQVHREDGGRIRYKRVCTIDGEEVPYSDIAKGYELATGEMVVLTDEDFEDLPLSTSRRIDVLQFTPVEQIDPIYFAKSYYLEPDAQGAKSYVLLRNALETSGQVAVVKVALRQRESLATLRVRDGVFVLETMLWPDEIRTPDFEFLEEDIEVRPQELKMAESLITTMEADFDPSEYRDSYREALQSVIEAKVAGKEVVTPPVEEEAGPAVDLMAALRASVEAAKREREGAAPAKRPKKAASDKSKEKEEEKPAAKRKARKSA